One window from the genome of Aeromonas sp. FDAARGOS 1405 encodes:
- a CDS encoding methyl-accepting chemotaxis protein, producing MTLSLRGKLLATSLGVVLLMASLLGIVAFHTLKSRTMSAIQSEAVNYGHAYSVAIGEWMTDRKNTVHALVNLISDNPQAELVPHLKQAYTSGGFGLTYFGSAQGVMTRQDPSLNTGNYDPRERPWYQDAVKAGQLIVTAPYVSVTMQKLVVTLSEPVRHQGELVGAVGANLALDKLIDEVLAMKVQGEGYAMLLDSSGLIVGHPQKNLALKPIAELAPGLSAATFQQWGRENSELHAATLDGRDVLLAVQPVPGTDWLLAMVMYRDVLEAPLSSLLWELVGLTLVLMLVFSALLTATFKYLFADLGRVAHALHDIAHGEGDLTVHINTHSKDEVGQLAQNFNQFVARLHGIVSRLRDVTVELAAQSRAQAAGAQARSQRVRQQQDEIVMVATAVTEMASATQEIAGNAEFAATTATDAVALAVAGQSQVGQSQRSITGLADEVADASQIINELDSHAQKISGILATISGIAEQTNLLALNAAIEAARAGEQGRGFAVVADEVRVLSRRTHDSTDEIQQMIETLQQTTRRAVGGMETSRQLAGTSVEDAEAANQSLARINEAIGSISDMATQIAAAAEEQTSVTGEISRNTENIRHVSQELAEQAGSEAAQAAELKSLTERLEQEIGRFRL from the coding sequence ATGACCCTCTCTCTGCGCGGCAAGCTGCTGGCCACCAGTCTTGGCGTAGTGCTGCTGATGGCATCACTGCTCGGCATCGTTGCCTTTCACACCCTAAAATCCCGCACCATGAGCGCCATCCAGAGCGAGGCGGTCAACTATGGCCACGCCTACTCGGTCGCCATCGGCGAATGGATGACGGATCGCAAGAACACCGTCCATGCGCTGGTCAATCTGATCAGCGATAACCCCCAAGCCGAGCTGGTGCCGCACCTGAAGCAGGCCTACACCTCGGGCGGCTTCGGGCTCACCTATTTTGGCTCCGCGCAGGGGGTGATGACCCGGCAGGATCCCTCCCTCAACACCGGCAACTATGACCCGCGCGAGCGCCCCTGGTATCAGGATGCGGTGAAGGCGGGGCAGCTCATCGTCACCGCCCCCTATGTCAGCGTCACCATGCAGAAGCTGGTGGTCACCCTCTCCGAGCCGGTACGCCATCAGGGGGAGCTGGTCGGTGCCGTGGGGGCCAACCTGGCGCTCGACAAGCTGATCGACGAAGTGCTGGCGATGAAGGTGCAGGGTGAGGGCTACGCCATGTTGCTCGACAGCAGCGGCCTCATCGTCGGCCATCCGCAGAAGAATTTGGCACTCAAGCCCATCGCCGAGCTGGCGCCGGGACTCTCTGCCGCCACCTTCCAGCAGTGGGGCCGCGAAAACAGCGAGCTGCACGCCGCCACCCTCGACGGGCGGGATGTGCTGCTGGCGGTACAACCGGTGCCGGGCACCGACTGGCTGCTGGCCATGGTGATGTATCGCGATGTGCTGGAAGCGCCGCTCAGCAGTCTGCTGTGGGAGCTGGTGGGGCTGACCCTGGTGCTGATGCTGGTGTTCAGCGCCCTGCTCACCGCCACCTTCAAATACCTGTTCGCCGATCTCGGTCGGGTCGCGCACGCCCTGCACGACATTGCCCACGGCGAGGGGGATCTCACCGTTCACATCAACACCCACAGCAAGGATGAGGTGGGTCAGCTGGCCCAGAACTTCAACCAGTTCGTGGCGCGGCTGCACGGTATCGTCAGCCGGTTGCGGGATGTGACCGTCGAGCTGGCGGCCCAGTCCCGTGCTCAGGCGGCCGGGGCGCAGGCCCGCAGTCAGCGGGTGCGCCAGCAGCAGGACGAGATCGTAATGGTGGCGACCGCGGTGACCGAAATGGCCTCCGCCACCCAGGAGATCGCCGGTAACGCCGAGTTTGCCGCCACTACCGCCACCGATGCGGTTGCACTGGCGGTCGCCGGCCAATCCCAGGTTGGCCAGAGTCAGCGCAGCATTACCGGTCTGGCGGACGAAGTGGCCGATGCCAGCCAGATCATCAATGAGCTGGACAGCCATGCCCAGAAGATCAGCGGCATTCTGGCGACCATCAGCGGCATCGCCGAGCAGACCAACCTGCTGGCGCTCAACGCCGCCATCGAGGCGGCCCGGGCCGGTGAGCAGGGCCGCGGTTTCGCGGTAGTTGCGGACGAGGTGAGGGTGTTGTCGCGCCGTACCCACGACTCCACCGACGAGATCCAGCAGATGATCGAGACCCTGCAGCAGACTACCCGTCGCGCCGTGGGCGGCATGGAGACCAGCCGTCAGCTGGCGGGTACCAGCGTCGAGGATGCCGAAGCGGCCAACCAGAGCCTTGCCCGGATCAACGAGGCGATCGGCTCCATCAGCGACATGGCGACCCAGATCGCCGCAGCGGCCGAGGAGCAGACTTCGGTGACCGGCGAGATCAGCCGCAATACCGAGAATATCCGCCACGTCTCACAAGAGCTGGCCGAGCAGGCGGGCAGCGAGGCGGCGCAGGCGGCCGAACTCAAGTCGTTGACCGAGCGGCTGGAGCAGGAGATCGGCCGCTTCCGGCTTTAA
- a CDS encoding gamma-glutamylcyclotransferase, giving the protein MSLCQPRPLFVYGSLMDGLFNYRRYLAHHVSQTPRRARVRGALYHLQHKGYPALLQGDDWVYGELFVLDDFPAAIAALDEMENFHGEDDPQSEYLRQLIEVEIFDPVQGRYVGQQQAYHYRYVVQHDPKWQQGKHYLPDGNWRAFHLAQLESAA; this is encoded by the coding sequence ATGAGCCTTTGCCAGCCACGCCCGCTGTTCGTCTACGGCAGCCTGATGGACGGGCTGTTCAACTACCGCCGCTATCTGGCTCACCACGTGAGCCAGACGCCGCGACGCGCCCGGGTGCGCGGTGCCCTCTATCACCTGCAGCACAAGGGCTATCCGGCCCTGCTGCAGGGGGATGACTGGGTCTATGGCGAGCTGTTTGTGCTGGACGACTTCCCTGCCGCCATCGCGGCGCTCGACGAGATGGAGAACTTCCACGGCGAGGATGATCCCCAGAGCGAATATCTGCGCCAGCTCATCGAGGTGGAGATCTTCGACCCGGTGCAGGGGCGTTATGTCGGCCAGCAGCAGGCCTACCACTACCGCTACGTGGTGCAGCACGATCCCAAATGGCAGCAGGGCAAGCACTACCTGCCCGACGGCAACTGGCGCGCCTTCCATCTGGCGCAGCTGGAGAGCGCAGCCTGA
- the pcp gene encoding pyroglutamyl-peptidase I: MMKVLITGFDPFGGEPINPAWEAVKRLPETILDATVIKAQIPTVFGKSATLLAELMRQHQPDVVINVGQAGGRFAITPERVAINIDDARIPDNEQQQPIDEVIQADGAPAYFSRLPLKGMAQRIKENGIPAAVSNTAGTFVCNHIMYQLHYLIEKEFPAVRGGFIHVPYITEQVADKVNQPCLAMSEITRALALAIEAVVLQQDGDIKVVGGEIS; this comes from the coding sequence ATGATGAAAGTACTGATTACCGGTTTTGACCCCTTCGGCGGCGAGCCCATCAACCCGGCATGGGAGGCGGTCAAACGCCTGCCAGAGACAATTCTGGACGCCACCGTGATCAAGGCGCAGATCCCCACCGTATTCGGCAAGTCAGCCACCCTGCTGGCGGAGCTGATGCGCCAGCACCAGCCTGACGTAGTGATCAACGTCGGTCAGGCAGGCGGCCGCTTCGCCATTACCCCGGAGCGCGTCGCCATCAACATCGACGATGCCCGCATCCCCGACAACGAGCAGCAGCAGCCCATCGACGAAGTGATTCAGGCCGATGGCGCACCGGCCTACTTCTCCCGTCTGCCCCTCAAGGGGATGGCGCAGCGCATCAAGGAGAACGGTATTCCGGCGGCGGTCTCCAACACCGCCGGTACCTTCGTCTGCAACCACATCATGTATCAGCTGCACTACCTGATCGAGAAAGAGTTCCCGGCGGTGCGTGGCGGCTTTATCCACGTTCCCTACATCACCGAGCAGGTAGCGGACAAGGTGAACCAGCCCTGCCTCGCCATGAGCGAGATTACCCGCGCGCTGGCGCTGGCCATCGAGGCGGTGGTGCTGCAGCAGGATGGCGATATCAAGGTCGTGGGCGGCGAGATCTCATGA
- a CDS encoding DUF979 domain-containing protein, whose translation MATLIPNMLEFFYVLIGVILFSSAWRVLRDPSHPAKIGTALFWTILGVLFAFGSYIPNVINGVLILAMGVITLLKQVKIGKLEQASEEESQRHASRIGNRIFLPCILLAVLAVVIAQFTPLGGQVGIGLAAVIAFVITVLLTRATPSTVVGDSDRMIQQVGITGILPQLLAALGVIFNKSGVGDVISHGISTVVPVGSPFVGVVAYCLGMMVFTMIMGNAYAAFTVITAGIGIPFVIAQGGDPVVAGALAMTAGFCGTLMTPMAANFNALPAALLEMKDLNKVIKVQVPMALTLVLIHIALMYFWAF comes from the coding sequence ATGGCGACCCTCATCCCCAACATGCTCGAATTCTTTTATGTGCTGATCGGCGTCATCCTGTTCAGCAGCGCCTGGCGCGTCCTGCGTGACCCCAGCCACCCGGCCAAAATCGGTACCGCCCTGTTCTGGACCATTCTGGGTGTACTGTTTGCCTTCGGCAGCTATATCCCCAATGTCATCAATGGCGTGCTGATCCTCGCCATGGGGGTCATCACCCTGCTCAAGCAGGTGAAGATCGGCAAGCTGGAGCAGGCGAGCGAGGAGGAGTCCCAGCGCCACGCCAGCCGCATCGGCAACCGGATCTTCCTCCCCTGCATCCTGCTGGCCGTGCTGGCGGTGGTGATCGCCCAGTTCACCCCCCTTGGCGGTCAGGTCGGTATCGGTCTGGCGGCGGTCATCGCCTTCGTCATCACGGTACTGCTGACTCGTGCCACCCCCTCTACCGTAGTGGGTGACTCCGACCGGATGATCCAGCAGGTCGGCATTACCGGCATTCTGCCGCAACTGCTGGCCGCGCTCGGGGTGATCTTCAACAAATCCGGCGTGGGCGATGTCATCTCCCACGGGATCTCCACCGTGGTGCCGGTCGGCAGCCCCTTCGTCGGGGTGGTGGCCTACTGCCTCGGCATGATGGTCTTCACCATGATCATGGGCAACGCCTATGCTGCCTTCACCGTCATCACCGCCGGCATCGGCATCCCCTTCGTCATCGCCCAGGGCGGTGACCCGGTGGTGGCCGGTGCGCTGGCGATGACCGCCGGCTTCTGCGGCACCCTGATGACCCCCATGGCCGCCAACTTCAACGCCCTGCCCGCCGCCCTGCTGGAGATGAAGGATCTCAACAAGGTGATCAAGGTGCAGGTACCGATGGCGCTGACGCTGGTGCTGATCCATATCGCACTCATGTATTTCTGGGCATTCTGA
- a CDS encoding DUF969 domain-containing protein — MGFYFKLDTLAVVLVAAVTTALVSGLSMTDCLSLLGEAFVSNRMVTLFLLTLPMIGICERYGLKQQAVTLIERIKKLTPGKFMTLYMFIRELAGLFSVRVQGHTQFIRPLVNPMTQAAATKVHGKLSEEDEEYIKARVSATENYGNFFAQNTFVASAGVLLIVGTFESLGYSVSAVDIAKASMPIAIIALLMVAISNMWFDRQMAKTYTVSSDKEGQQ; from the coding sequence TTGGGATTTTATTTCAAACTCGACACTCTGGCCGTCGTACTGGTGGCCGCCGTCACCACGGCGCTGGTCTCCGGTCTCTCCATGACCGATTGCCTCTCCCTGCTGGGGGAAGCCTTCGTCTCCAACCGCATGGTGACACTGTTTCTGCTGACCCTGCCGATGATCGGCATCTGTGAACGCTACGGCCTCAAACAGCAGGCGGTCACCCTGATCGAACGGATCAAGAAGCTCACCCCGGGCAAGTTCATGACCCTCTATATGTTTATCCGCGAACTGGCCGGTCTCTTCTCGGTGCGGGTTCAGGGTCACACCCAATTTATTCGTCCGCTGGTCAACCCCATGACTCAGGCAGCCGCCACCAAGGTGCACGGCAAATTAAGCGAAGAGGACGAGGAATATATCAAGGCGCGGGTTTCCGCCACCGAAAACTACGGCAACTTCTTTGCCCAGAATACCTTCGTCGCCTCAGCCGGGGTATTGCTGATCGTCGGCACATTTGAATCTCTTGGATATAGCGTCTCTGCCGTCGATATTGCCAAGGCATCCATGCCGATCGCCATTATCGCCCTGCTGATGGTGGCTATTTCCAATATGTGGTTTGACCGTCAGATGGCCAAGACATATACCGTGAGCAGCGACAAGGAGGGGCAACAATAA
- a CDS encoding lipocalin family protein — translation MRSLLCLFTALLLTACTGIADGIRPVTGFQLDRYLGTWYEIARLDHSFERGLEQVSATYSLRDDGGVKVLNRGKQSDGSWREAEGKAYFVGNPDEARLKVSFFGPFYGGYNVIELDPDYQLSLVTSYNHDYLWILSRSPNPPKAKVDALIAKAKSLGFATDQLIWVKQTP, via the coding sequence ATGCGTTCACTGCTTTGCCTGTTCACCGCTTTGCTGCTGACAGCCTGTACCGGGATTGCCGATGGCATCCGCCCCGTTACCGGCTTCCAGCTCGATCGTTATCTCGGTACCTGGTACGAAATCGCCCGCCTCGACCACAGCTTCGAGCGGGGGCTGGAGCAGGTGAGCGCCACCTACAGCCTGCGGGACGATGGCGGCGTCAAGGTGCTCAACCGCGGCAAGCAGAGCGATGGCAGCTGGCGCGAAGCCGAGGGCAAGGCCTACTTCGTCGGCAACCCGGACGAGGCGCGGCTCAAGGTGAGCTTCTTCGGCCCCTTCTACGGCGGCTACAACGTCATCGAGCTTGATCCCGATTACCAGCTCTCGCTGGTGACCAGCTACAACCACGACTACCTCTGGATCCTCTCCCGCTCACCCAACCCACCCAAGGCGAAGGTGGATGCGCTGATCGCCAAGGCGAAATCGCTGGGCTTTGCCACCGACCAGCTGATTTGGGTCAAGCAGACCCCCTGA
- a CDS encoding AraC family transcriptional regulator, whose product MQNRYSDLATRLTRHVTAPGITPSPVKQVNLIYTTEHHGRTPVLYQPRMIVILQGHKVGYLADQVFRYDPNHYLLMTLPLPCECECFASPEQPLIGFTIEIDLVTLQELLLELGDALPAPAPQKSGVHSVPLSETMFCAAERLIELMDNPLHARVLGPQTVREMLFHALTEGGGPALQALANRHNHVGQIARVLRMIESRYADNLTMEELAREVNMSVSAFHHHFKAVTATSPLQYIKSFRLHKARMMMLHDGIKAGTAAARVGYESNSQFSREYKRFFGSTPTDQASRFRDGQLRIIEG is encoded by the coding sequence ATGCAAAACCGTTACAGCGACCTCGCAACCAGATTGACCCGCCACGTCACCGCACCCGGCATCACCCCATCACCGGTGAAACAGGTCAACCTCATCTATACCACCGAGCACCATGGCCGCACCCCGGTGCTCTACCAACCGCGGATGATCGTTATCCTGCAGGGACACAAGGTGGGTTATCTGGCGGATCAGGTGTTTCGCTACGACCCCAACCACTACCTGCTGATGACCCTGCCGTTGCCCTGCGAGTGCGAGTGCTTCGCCTCCCCCGAGCAGCCGCTTATCGGTTTTACCATCGAGATCGATCTGGTCACCCTGCAAGAGCTGCTGCTGGAGCTGGGCGATGCCCTGCCTGCCCCCGCGCCACAAAAGAGCGGCGTCCACTCGGTCCCCCTGTCGGAAACCATGTTCTGCGCCGCCGAGCGACTGATCGAGCTGATGGACAACCCGCTGCACGCCAGGGTGCTGGGACCGCAGACGGTGCGGGAGATGCTGTTTCACGCCCTCACCGAGGGGGGCGGCCCGGCGCTGCAGGCGCTCGCCAATCGCCACAACCATGTGGGCCAGATCGCCCGGGTGCTGCGTATGATAGAGTCCCGTTATGCCGACAACCTCACCATGGAGGAGCTGGCGCGGGAGGTGAACATGAGCGTCTCCGCCTTTCACCACCACTTCAAGGCGGTCACTGCCACCTCGCCGCTGCAGTACATCAAGTCGTTTCGCCTGCACAAGGCGCGGATGATGATGCTGCACGACGGTATCAAGGCGGGTACCGCGGCGGCCAGAGTCGGTTACGAGAGCAACTCCCAGTTCAGTCGGGAGTACAAGCGCTTCTTCGGCAGCACGCCGACGGATCAGGCCTCCCGCTTCCGGGATGGCCAGCTGCGCATCATCGAGGGATAA